In Streptomyces sp. NBC_01426, one genomic interval encodes:
- a CDS encoding YlxR family protein, with protein sequence MSGRTQARACPERTCVGCRERAAKSDLLRIVAVEDECVPDPRGTLPGRGAYVHPAVVCLDQAVRRRAFPRALRSAGTLDTAELRKAVAGEAGATP encoded by the coding sequence GTGTCTGGCCGGACGCAAGCCCGCGCATGCCCCGAACGCACCTGTGTGGGGTGTCGGGAGCGAGCGGCCAAGAGCGATCTGCTGCGCATCGTGGCGGTCGAGGACGAATGCGTCCCCGATCCTCGCGGTACGCTGCCCGGCCGGGGTGCCTACGTGCATCCCGCCGTGGTCTGCCTCGACCAGGCGGTCCGCCGCAGAGCGTTCCCCCGGGCCCTTCGGTCCGCCGGAACGCTCGACACGGCGGAACTGCGCAAAGCCGTGGCCGGTGAGGCCGGGGCGACACCGTAA